The genomic region GCGCAATCAGTAACTGCTCTTCAGTTATAAGACCCTGAGAAATCAGGATCTCACCAAGCTTTTTCCGGCGACGTTCCATTAACATACGTCAAATCATCCGCTTATCGGAATATGTGAAATCAGCATAGTCTCAACCGGATAAACCGATCTCTACTGAAACCTTAAATCCACGCTAAATAATCTCACTTTTCAGGTGATCATACCCCCCTGGCGGTACCACTGTCCTCTCATCACCGCTTTGGAGCATCACACCGCTCACATCCTCTGTAAAATAGCCAATTTTCATCACCCCAGTGCAATCTTTCATTTTTGAAGGATCGAATTGAGGCGTAGCGGCAAAAAGAAGGTGATAGTCCTCACCGCCATGCAGAAACCACTCCAACCACGAAACCCCAAGTTCATCACTCAATTGTATCATCTCTTCAGGTATTTGTGCAGGGTCAGGATTTAAAATAATTCCCAGATTGTTCTCACAAGCCAAGGTACCGCAATCCTTTGACAAACCATCGGTAAGATCCATCATCGCATGCACCTCCTGGCATGCAGCAAGTTCAAGCCCGGCCTCTACACGGGGCAGCGGCTTGATATGAGAAACCAGAAATCTTTTATACCTGTCCGGAACCTCACATCTTTTCCATTTCCGTAAGGCCTGCAGCCCGGCAGCACTGGCTCCGCAAAGGCCAGTCACCCAGAGACAATCCCCCTTTAAAGCGCCTTTCCTCTTCAGCACTCTTCCCCCGGACGGCACCCGTCCGAGGAGAGTAATTCCAAGCACCCACTGCCTGCCTGCAGAGATATCACCCCCGACAAGAGGAAATTTCCACCTGCCGCAAGCCATGGCGAATCCTCTGTAAATCTGCTCCGCGGCTCTTATGATCTCCTTTTCCTGAGAGGGAAAAACAAGCTGAACCAGAGCTCCGTCAGGAATTGCTCCCATCGCTGCACAATCACTCAGATTGGCAACCATCGCCCTGTAACCGATCTCTTCCAGGGACATATACGCCCGGGAAAAATGCACATTCTCCACGGAGATATCGGTAGTTATGATCAGCTCTGAATCTCCGCATCTGCGCACCGCCGCATCATCACCTATCAGCAATTTCCAGTCGCCAGCCTGCTGATTCCCAAGGACATCCTGAAGCCTGGAGATAAGATCATACTCAGCGGAAGGAGATTTATTCATTAAAAGGACACCTCTGATTCATATAAGCCCCGGTAAAGGAGCATGTTTCTTTTGTTTATAACGCGCCGAACAGGGATAAAATAGCTTCTGAAAAAGTGTGTCATTTACTATTTTTACCCTTCGGCAGTTTCCATTTTTGTCAAAGAGACCCTTGCCTCCGCGGCAAAAAACTTTTTTCGTACAGGAGTTCAGATGTTACTTCCCCTTCAGTCAGTTCCCCCCAGAAACTTCATCGCAGCAATCGGTTCAGCACTTGTAGATATCTGTCTGCTCGAGGATGATGATTTTCTTGCGCAGACCGGTGCGCAGAAAGGCGGGATGCAGCTCGTAGAGCACCATTTCATCCGTGAAACATTGCAGAAGTCCTTCAAGGATGCAGCGATTATTCCGGGCGGATCAGCCTGCAACACCATCCTGGGCATAGGTAAACTTGGCGGGAACGCCCGTTTCATCGGCAAACGGGGTATTGACGAACTGGGATTACTTTTTGAAAAGGGTCTCAGAAATCATAACGTGGAACCGCTGCTGATGAAATCAGAAACTCCAACCGGGCAGGTGCTCTCTATAATTACACCCGATGCTCAGCGGTCGATGTTCACCTATCTGGGAGCCTCAGCGGAAACCTCCCCGCATGAGATCTCACCGGATTTGTTCAATAACTGCGTACTTGTCCATATCGAAGGTTATCTGCTGTTTAATGAAAAACTCATGATGGCAGCACTGGAAGCAGCCAGAGAATCAGGCGCTCTGATCTCGCTTGACCTGGCCAGCTTTACAGTTGTAGAAGCCGCACGTAAACTTCTCCAGGAGATCTGCTCCAAATACGTGGATATCCTGATAGCCAACGAAGATGAAGCACGGGTTTTCACCGGTTTTTCGGATCCCCGGAAAGCCCTCGAGGAAATGGCGAAAAGCTCCGATATCGCTGTGCTGAAACTGGGAAAGAAAGGAAGCCTTATAGCTCATGGCGAATCTACAATAGCAGTAAGCGCCATGGGTGATGGAAGCGCCATAGATACTACGGGAGCCGGAGATCTATGGGCTGCCGGATTTCTTTACGGACTCACCAGGGGTTTTCCTTTACAGAAATGCGGAGAACTGGGTTCAGCTTGCGGTTATGAGGTTTGTCAGGTTGTGGGAGCCAGTATACCGGAAGAAGGCTGGAAAAGGATCAAAAACCTGTTTTGAGAATTTTCTTGCTTTCTGCCGTGGGTAAACGTATTTACTAAAATTAATAAGCTTCCGGGAGCTTATTATGTCCTATTTTCCCAACATCTGCAACGTTCTCATGGAGGTTCTTTGTGGCAAAGAAGTTGTACGTAGGCAATCTCCCATTCAGCACCAGCGAAGATGAGGTAAAAGAGTTCTTCTCTCAGATCGGTGAAGTTGAATCTGTAAAGATTATCACTGACCGCGAAACAGGCAGGTCACGCGGATTCTGTTTTGTAGAGATGGAAAACGCTGATGAGGCTATTTCCAATCTTAACGGAAAAGAACTTGGCGGAAGAAAAATAACCATAAGCGAGGCCCGTGAAAAAGAGCAGCGCGGCAATCACCACGGCGGCTTCAAGAAAAGATTTAATCAGCCTCGTTCCTGAAAGGCACAGGGCCGCCAAGCGGCCCTTTTTTAATACGACTCCTGGATATCGACAACCATCACTGACGTACCCTGCGGCCCCTTCTCTCCCATCTCCTCTGAAAACCTTACCCCCATCC from Fibrobacter sp. harbors:
- a CDS encoding adenosine kinase — protein: MLLPLQSVPPRNFIAAIGSALVDICLLEDDDFLAQTGAQKGGMQLVEHHFIRETLQKSFKDAAIIPGGSACNTILGIGKLGGNARFIGKRGIDELGLLFEKGLRNHNVEPLLMKSETPTGQVLSIITPDAQRSMFTYLGASAETSPHEISPDLFNNCVLVHIEGYLLFNEKLMMAALEAARESGALISLDLASFTVVEAARKLLQEICSKYVDILIANEDEARVFTGFSDPRKALEEMAKSSDIAVLKLGKKGSLIAHGESTIAVSAMGDGSAIDTTGAGDLWAAGFLYGLTRGFPLQKCGELGSACGYEVCQVVGASIPEEGWKRIKNLF
- the thiL gene encoding thiamine-phosphate kinase, translating into MNKSPSAEYDLISRLQDVLGNQQAGDWKLLIGDDAAVRRCGDSELIITTDISVENVHFSRAYMSLEEIGYRAMVANLSDCAAMGAIPDGALVQLVFPSQEKEIIRAAEQIYRGFAMACGRWKFPLVGGDISAGRQWVLGITLLGRVPSGGRVLKRKGALKGDCLWVTGLCGASAAGLQALRKWKRCEVPDRYKRFLVSHIKPLPRVEAGLELAACQEVHAMMDLTDGLSKDCGTLACENNLGIILNPDPAQIPEEMIQLSDELGVSWLEWFLHGGEDYHLLFAATPQFDPSKMKDCTGVMKIGYFTEDVSGVMLQSGDERTVVPPGGYDHLKSEII
- a CDS encoding RNA-binding protein, with the protein product MAKKLYVGNLPFSTSEDEVKEFFSQIGEVESVKIITDRETGRSRGFCFVEMENADEAISNLNGKELGGRKITISEAREKEQRGNHHGGFKKRFNQPRS